One window of Heptranchias perlo isolate sHepPer1 chromosome 15, sHepPer1.hap1, whole genome shotgun sequence genomic DNA carries:
- the cdx4 gene encoding homeobox protein CDX-4, whose amino-acid sequence MYVGYILDKEVSMYPGPVRRPSINLSTQNFVSPPQYSEYAGYHVPNMENHPQTSVSWTSPYGPPREDWSSYGPGPSNTVPVQISNSSPGQVSYSSPDYNAMNPSASGILPPLDTISVGQTSPNNQRRNPYEWMKKTAQISAAGKTRTKDKYRVVYTDHQRLELEKEFHYNRYITIKRKSELATILGLSERQVKIWFQNRRAKERKMTKKQLAQSDGCLAPHGPGPGSPVEMAGQMLLGGHISGAPPVGNMAQVTVTL is encoded by the exons ATGTATGTGGGCTATATATTGGATAAAGAAGTAAGCATGTACCCAGGGCCCGTTAGACGACCAAGCATCAATTTATCCACACAGAACTTCGTTTCTCCGCCACAGTATTCGGAGTACGCGGGATATCATGTGCCTAATATGGAAAATCACCCCCAAACCTCGGTGTCCTGGACCTCTCCGTATGGTCCACCAAGGGAGGACTGGAGTTCTTATGGGCCCGGTCCATCGAACACAGTGCCAGTCCAGATAAGTAACTCTTCTCCAGGGCAGGTTTCTTACAGTTCTCCTGACTATAACGCCATGAACCCCTCAGCTTCAGGAATCCTTCCCCCTTTAGATACTATCTCAGTGGGGCAAACGTCGCCCAACAATCAAAGGCGCAATCCTTATGAATGGATGAAGAAAACAGCACAGATCTCTGCTGCAG GTAAAACACGGACAAAAGACAAATACAGAGTAGTTTATACAGATCACCAGAGGCTGGAGCTGGAGAAGGAATTTCACTACAACAGGTACATTACTATCAAGAGAAAATCCGAACTGGCAACCATCCTAGGACTCTCAGAAAGACAG GTGAAAATCTGGTTTCAGAATCGAAGGGCCAAGGAACGGAAGATGACCAAGAAACAGTTGGCTCAGTCTGATGGCTGTCTGGCTCCCCACGGCCCGGGTCCAGGGAGTCCTGTGGAGATGGCAGGGCAGATGCTGCTTGGGGGCCATATCTCTGGGGCCCCGCCTGTGGGGAATATGGCCCAAGTAACTGTCACACTCTAA